The DNA segment ATTCCTCATCAGCGTAAGAGGGAAATACTATGCGGTGCAGATCTTCCCTGGCAAGAAGACCTGAGGGAAGCCTTCTCGCCTTTATTTCCTCCAGGAGCCTCTTCCCTTCCCTGGCTATTGCCTTCACCTTGCAGAAGCCCCCGGGTCCTGCAAGGTCGTTCCCTATGCGCCACGAATCAAGGCTTATGGAGCAGGGCAGGAGGTAGGCAGTGTCCCCGTATGCCACGAGATAGGCACGCCGGGACTGCGGTGAAAAGAGGAGAAAACCCTCGTCGGTCACCACCCTGTCAAGGAAATAAAGCATCTCCTGGTTGTTAAAGAGGGAGCCGTTGTCCTGGGCGATAAGGGGAGGGATTCTCTGGTTTCTTTCCCGGGGGAAGAGCCATCCCTTGCCCATGAGATAGGCGCCGCCGCATAGCTCGAGGTGAGGGCCCTTTTCCCACACATATTCCTCTCTTCCCTCGCCCAGCCTCTTTATGGACGGATTCCCTGAATTCCTGAGGTACTGCCAGGTCCTGCCGGACTCCATGAGCATCCCCCCGAACATGAAGGTGGAACTGTCGCCGGTGAGTATGCGCTTCTGGAAGGTAGAGAGCACAATGAGCTTTCCCCTGTTTTCAATGGCGCAGTAAGGCATATTGAAAAACCTGAAGGAGGGGCCGTTCCCGCCGAAATAGCGTTCCACCTTGAGGGACCTGCGGTTCACGACAGTCACGAAGCCATTGTGTGCATCGCTCACTATGAGCCTGTCGCCGGGAAAAGGGTTCACCGACGTGGGCCAGAGGAATTCGGTCTTCCCGGCATCCCAGCCTATGTGACCTGAAGTCCTCTGGATCCTGCCTGAAGAAGGGTCAAGCTCAAAGATGGACCTCGCCCCAAGGCCCGTCACATAAACATGCCCTCCCGCCATGCATACCCCGTGAGCCCATTCAATGGGGGTACTCCAGAGCTCCCTGGCAGGGACGGCAGCGATGTCAAAGGCCGTTGCGCTGTTGCCATCATAGTTGGCGCACACGAGAAAAGCCCCGTCGCTGCTCACCCAGACATTTTCAGGCGATACCGTGCGGGGTGAGGAAATTGCAGGACCGCGGAGGCTGAGCGTTTTTTCATCCAGGTCCGCGTCAAAGACCAGTATGTTGTTAGCCGTGTAATTCGCCACGAAGAGCAGGTTTTTCTCCCTCAGGAAGAAGACGCCCGTGGGGTTATAGGGAAAATCCCCGAGGGGCTTCATCAGTGAGAGCTCTTGCCTGTCGCTTTCATAGAGGTATATCGAACCATAGTTGGCAATGAAATAACGGGTATCATCTAAGGGAGTGACGGAAACCATGAGCTCGGGCATCGATGGCGCCTCAGAGGAGATGCCCGGCCAGAGATCATTCAGAATGACCCGTCCCCCGGGCTCGGTAAGATTGAAGAGAGCCACTGCGGCCAGGATGCAGAAAAGGACAGGAAGGATCCTTCCTGTGTTGATTGATGGGGATTTCCCGTTCTTCACCGTGCGGACTCTCCGTAAGCCTGTGAGCATTGGAATCCATCTCTTCTATGCAGCGGCGCCCAATCCTTCATAAAATCCCGAGGATTTATCCTGGAACAGCTCTCCAGATACAGGGCCTGGAGGAATCCCCCTTCTGCGGCAGTATCATGCTCAGAACAGGGCACGATAAAACCGTACCAGGGGGTGATCACGATGGACAGAGGAATGAGAAAATCCATGAAAAAAGGGACAGCTCCCTCTTATGAAGACTGCCCCTTTTCATTGTCCGGTGCTACTCGGCCTCTCCCTGAGCCGCAGGCTGCTTCGCCGCGATTTTTGCGCTGAACTCCTCAGCTCTTGACTGCATCTGGCGCCTTGCCATCTCTTCTTCCATGATGGTGCGGTGGAGCACGAGGAACTCCTGGGCAAGCCCAACGTTGTTCACGCCCTCCTGTATCTTTGTGAGGCCGGCGCTCAAGCTCTCACGGTCCTCCTTGCTCGCCAGGAAAGCCTTCATTTCCTGAAGACCCTCGCCGATAAGCTGAAAGCCCTTGGTGATGAGGTAAGTCATCTGGCGGGAGTATTCTCTTCCCAGCTCATCGTGGCGCCACTTGTCCAATTCGCCCATGAAGCCGGGGATCTCGGCGCTGTTGAAGCCCTCGTAGTACTTCAGGATACTCTCATAGACGTCGAGCACTTCCTCGATGTCTGCCTCATCCTTGAGGTAAAGGTGAATGATAAAGACCAGCTCTGCAAACCAGGGGCAGTCATAGTTCTTCTCGGGGGAAAGATATGCCTGCCCTTCTTCCACGTCAACAACAGCCGCTGGCGCTTCGCCCGAGGCGCCGGCGATAATTACCGCATTGCAGCTTTCACAGTACTTGGTCCCCGGCGGATTGATGGTACCGCATTTTACGCACAACATAAACGCTCTTCTTTCTTATCGAGGAAACTGCATCTGCTGGCCCGCATTGTACTGGCCGCCCTGGGGCTGGCAGGTCATCAGGAGGCACTGAGCCGCAAAATCCCCATAGCCTGTC comes from the Candidatus Eremiobacterota bacterium genome and includes:
- a CDS encoding zinc ribbon domain-containing protein, with the protein product MLCVKCGTINPPGTKYCESCNAVIIAGASGEAPAAVVDVEEGQAYLSPEKNYDCPWFAELVFIIHLYLKDEADIEEVLDVYESILKYYEGFNSAEIPGFMGELDKWRHDELGREYSRQMTYLITKGFQLIGEGLQEMKAFLASKEDRESLSAGLTKIQEGVNNVGLAQEFLVLHRTIMEEEMARRQMQSRAEEFSAKIAAKQPAAQGEAE